One genomic region from Streptomyces sp. NBC_00582 encodes:
- a CDS encoding Lrp/AsnC family transcriptional regulator encodes MDDIDRAILRELQTDGRIAYADLGPRVGLSASAARQRLQRLLDSRAVQVVGVTDPMAMGGQAMALLGITVDGDPRPVADALAAHPEVVYSVLTSGGFDLFAEVVGATAKDLLDFVNDTVRLVEGVSGVQSFPYFAIHTHRFLWDVG; translated from the coding sequence GTGGACGACATCGACCGGGCCATCCTGCGCGAACTCCAGACCGACGGACGCATCGCCTACGCCGACCTCGGCCCCCGGGTCGGCCTGTCCGCCTCCGCCGCCCGCCAGCGGCTGCAACGGCTGCTGGACTCCCGTGCCGTCCAGGTCGTCGGCGTCACCGACCCGATGGCCATGGGCGGCCAGGCCATGGCGCTCCTCGGCATCACCGTCGACGGCGACCCGCGCCCCGTCGCCGACGCGCTGGCCGCCCACCCCGAGGTGGTGTACTCGGTGCTCACCTCGGGCGGCTTCGACCTGTTCGCCGAGGTGGTCGGCGCCACCGCGAAGGACCTCCTCGACTTCGTCAACGACACCGTGCGGCTCGTCGAGGGCGTCAGCGGCGTCCAGTCCTTCCCCTATTTCGCGATCCACACCCACCGGTTCCTGTGGGACGTGGGATGA
- a CDS encoding flavin reductase family protein, with protein sequence MRVDLDPESLGAGAFYRLLTAVVVPRPIAWVSTLSADGTTANLAPHSFFTVACTDPPIVQFTSVGRKDSLRNVEATGEFVVNFAPEPLLEQINATGTDFPADQGEFDAVGIDREPSLRVKPPRVAASPVALECRLHSTLGIGDSTLVLGQVVHAAVREDVVVDGHPDIRRLRPLSRLGRNEWGTVGEVHDLARIAYRDRPSS encoded by the coding sequence ATGCGCGTTGACCTCGATCCCGAGTCCCTGGGCGCGGGAGCCTTCTACCGGCTGCTGACCGCCGTCGTCGTCCCCCGGCCGATCGCCTGGGTGTCGACCCTGTCGGCCGACGGCACCACCGCCAATCTCGCCCCGCACTCCTTCTTCACCGTCGCCTGCACCGACCCGCCGATCGTCCAGTTCACCTCCGTCGGCCGCAAGGACTCCCTGCGCAACGTCGAGGCCACCGGCGAGTTCGTCGTCAACTTCGCGCCCGAGCCGCTCCTCGAGCAGATCAACGCCACCGGCACCGATTTCCCCGCCGACCAGGGCGAGTTCGACGCCGTGGGCATCGACCGCGAGCCCTCGCTGCGGGTGAAGCCGCCCCGGGTGGCCGCCTCACCCGTGGCGCTGGAGTGCCGGCTGCACTCCACCCTCGGCATCGGCGACTCCACCCTGGTCCTCGGCCAGGTGGTGCACGCCGCCGTACGTGAGGACGTCGTCGTCGACGGCCACCCCGACATACGGCGGCTGCGGCCCCTGTCCCGGCTCGGCCGCAACGAATGGGGCACCGTCGGCGAGGTCCACGACCTCGCCCGCATCGCCTACCGCGACCGGCCGTCCTCCTGA
- a CDS encoding helix-turn-helix domain-containing protein — translation MSLVWTTDAVPEEERLAYWRDALGRALVPMTVTARGDGPFSGRVSTGRLGSLRISTVEADAQRASRTPAQIARAASDCVAVGVQTAGTATLVQDGRHARVGEGDLVVYDTSRPYALDYPQRFSTRVLHMPRRALGLPEEELRRVTGTAIAGAEGAGALLGSFLTGLAASLPSCSPAVATRLAASVVDLFATLVDERTTADGPSPADHHHLVPRVRDHIDRHLADPGLSPATIAAAHHISVRYLHRLFEDEGVTVARLIQRRRLEECARDLTRSDPAAPTVSAVAQRWGFTNPAHFSRVFRAAYGRSPREWARSGAVG, via the coding sequence GTGAGCCTGGTGTGGACGACGGATGCGGTTCCCGAGGAGGAGCGCCTCGCGTACTGGCGGGACGCGCTGGGCAGAGCGCTGGTGCCGATGACCGTCACCGCCCGCGGGGACGGCCCCTTCTCGGGCCGGGTCTCCACGGGACGGCTCGGTTCGCTGCGGATCTCCACCGTCGAGGCCGACGCGCAGCGCGCGAGCCGCACGCCCGCCCAGATCGCCCGCGCGGCCTCGGACTGCGTGGCGGTCGGGGTCCAGACGGCGGGCACGGCGACGCTCGTGCAGGACGGCCGGCACGCGCGCGTGGGCGAGGGCGACCTCGTCGTGTACGACACGTCACGCCCGTACGCCCTGGACTATCCGCAGCGGTTCTCGACGCGGGTGCTGCACATGCCCCGGCGGGCGCTCGGTCTGCCCGAGGAGGAGCTGCGGCGGGTCACCGGTACCGCGATCGCGGGCGCGGAGGGTGCCGGTGCGCTGCTGGGGTCGTTCCTGACCGGACTCGCGGCGTCGCTGCCCTCGTGTTCCCCGGCGGTCGCGACGAGGCTGGCGGCCAGTGTCGTGGACCTGTTCGCCACGCTGGTGGACGAGCGGACGACGGCCGACGGGCCCTCCCCCGCCGACCACCACCACCTCGTCCCCCGGGTCCGGGACCACATCGACCGGCATCTCGCGGATCCCGGGCTGTCCCCGGCGACCATCGCGGCGGCGCACCACATCTCCGTGCGCTATCTGCACCGGCTGTTCGAGGACGAGGGGGTCACCGTGGCCCGGCTGATCCAGCGGCGGCGGCTGGAGGAGTGCGCCCGGGACCTGACGCGGAGTGACCCGGCGGCGCCGACGGTGTCGGCCGTCGCGCAGCGCTGGGGGTTCACCAACCCGGCCCATTTCAGCAGGGTCTTCCGGGCGGCCTACGGACGGTCGCCGCGCGAGTGGGCGCGCTCCGGAGCGGTCGGCTGA
- a CDS encoding ATP-binding protein, with product MSGQGAAFGALLRELRLAASQTIEGLAEASGVSVRGIGDLERGRRAAPQRRTVAALADGLGLDESLRERLLAAARAGRAPGYSPVGVRAFPRGIDDFVGREPQVARLTELAGRRDAAQPVVVAVSGPPGAGKTTLALHAARALADRFPDGQLVVDLCGTDDEPPAAPELVLRVLKALQVADRDLAQAGPDGHPALYRQVMADRRCLLVLDDARDEAQVRPLLPAAGAAMVVVTSRRMLTGLDSVHRLPLGELSPAEAAAFLTALVGAERAAADPDALADVAARCGHLPLALRVAGNWLATRTGWTVRRLADRLAAEDRRLDALAAGDVRVAAAFDLSYRQLTPSAARLFRRLALLPGPDTGAAGAARLTGQALFDAEDTLEELVEAGLLGAYGERYRLHDLLRLYARSRLAAEESASDAVRARAALDDWLLDTTVVAGRWFEPDHGAPPADWDGAVDLSSADRARVWLQAESANWLAALRAAAAEGAHPTVVEVAEALHWFSDQWIFWGHWPEVFGTAARSARELGDPVLEATHLNYHAWALLTCEGRPHDSLDRSAEALEAARRAGDVRQEAWAHIYRGLAFRRLGDHGPAAGHMHGAVTLFEAAGDLHGGLQARHGRALILMDSGRPEEALVVYEETLAFLERVQDRLAPHIAEFGRAGMHSGMGACHALRRRWADSVAHHRAAMAIWRGTGNTAMESRQLVHLGEALLAAGRRAEAREAFVRCLSLGPDADPQRVTAARDALARLDTP from the coding sequence TTGAGCGGGCAGGGGGCGGCGTTCGGGGCGCTGCTGCGGGAGTTGCGGCTGGCCGCGTCGCAGACCATCGAGGGTCTGGCGGAGGCGTCGGGGGTCAGTGTGCGGGGCATCGGCGACCTGGAGCGGGGGCGGCGGGCGGCTCCGCAGCGCCGTACGGTCGCGGCGCTCGCGGACGGGCTGGGCCTGGACGAGTCGCTGCGGGAGCGGCTGCTGGCGGCCGCCCGGGCGGGACGCGCTCCCGGTTACAGTCCGGTGGGCGTCCGGGCGTTCCCGCGCGGGATCGACGACTTCGTGGGCCGGGAGCCGCAGGTGGCGCGGCTGACGGAGCTGGCCGGTCGGCGGGACGCGGCGCAGCCGGTGGTGGTGGCGGTGTCGGGGCCCCCGGGCGCGGGCAAGACGACCCTCGCGCTGCACGCGGCCCGCGCGCTCGCCGACCGGTTCCCCGACGGGCAGTTGGTGGTCGACCTGTGCGGCACGGACGACGAGCCGCCCGCTGCCCCGGAGCTGGTCCTGCGGGTGCTGAAGGCCCTCCAGGTGGCCGACCGGGATCTCGCCCAGGCCGGTCCTGACGGTCATCCGGCCCTGTACCGGCAGGTGATGGCGGATCGGCGCTGTCTGCTGGTGCTGGACGACGCGCGGGACGAGGCCCAGGTACGGCCGCTGCTGCCGGCGGCGGGCGCGGCCATGGTGGTCGTGACGAGCCGGCGCATGCTGACCGGGCTGGACAGTGTGCACCGGCTGCCGCTCGGGGAGCTGAGCCCGGCGGAGGCCGCCGCCTTCCTCACCGCGCTGGTCGGCGCCGAGCGGGCGGCGGCCGATCCGGACGCCCTCGCCGATGTCGCCGCCCGCTGCGGGCATCTGCCGCTGGCGCTGCGGGTGGCGGGCAACTGGCTGGCCACCCGCACCGGTTGGACGGTACGCCGGCTCGCCGACCGGCTGGCGGCCGAGGACCGGCGTCTGGACGCGCTGGCCGCCGGTGACGTACGCGTCGCCGCCGCCTTCGACCTGTCGTACCGTCAGCTCACCCCCTCGGCGGCCCGGTTGTTCCGGCGGCTCGCGCTGCTCCCGGGCCCGGACACGGGGGCCGCGGGGGCCGCCCGGCTGACCGGGCAGGCGCTGTTCGACGCCGAGGACACCCTGGAGGAGCTGGTCGAGGCCGGGCTGCTCGGGGCGTACGGCGAGCGGTACCGGCTGCACGATCTTCTGCGGCTGTACGCCCGTTCGCGCCTGGCGGCCGAGGAGAGCGCGTCCGACGCCGTACGCGCGCGTGCGGCCCTCGACGACTGGCTGCTGGACACCACGGTGGTGGCCGGGCGCTGGTTCGAGCCGGACCACGGGGCGCCGCCCGCCGACTGGGACGGGGCGGTCGATCTGTCGAGCGCGGACCGGGCCCGGGTCTGGCTGCAGGCGGAGAGCGCGAACTGGCTGGCGGCGCTGCGCGCGGCGGCGGCCGAGGGGGCGCACCCGACCGTGGTGGAGGTGGCGGAGGCGCTGCACTGGTTCTCCGACCAGTGGATCTTCTGGGGACACTGGCCCGAGGTCTTCGGCACGGCCGCCCGCTCGGCGCGCGAGCTGGGCGATCCTGTGCTGGAGGCGACGCACCTCAACTACCACGCGTGGGCGCTGCTCACCTGCGAGGGACGCCCGCACGACAGCCTGGACCGCTCCGCCGAGGCGCTCGAGGCCGCGCGGCGGGCCGGTGACGTACGGCAGGAGGCGTGGGCGCACATCTATCGGGGTCTGGCGTTCCGCCGCCTGGGCGACCACGGCCCGGCCGCCGGGCACATGCACGGCGCGGTCACGCTGTTCGAGGCCGCGGGCGATCTGCACGGCGGTCTCCAGGCCCGGCACGGGCGCGCGCTGATCCTGATGGACTCGGGCCGCCCCGAGGAGGCCCTCGTGGTGTACGAGGAGACGCTGGCGTTCCTGGAGCGGGTCCAGGACCGGCTCGCGCCGCACATCGCCGAGTTCGGCCGGGCCGGTATGCACTCGGGGATGGGCGCCTGCCACGCCCTGAGGAGGCGCTGGGCGGACTCGGTCGCGCACCACCGCGCCGCCATGGCCATCTGGCGCGGCACCGGCAACACGGCCATGGAGAGCCGCCAGCTCGTCCACCTGGGCGAGGCCCTGCTGGCCGCCGGTCGGCGGGCCGAGGCGCGGGAGGCCTTCGTCCGCTGTCTCTCCCTCGGCCCGGACGCCGACCCGCAGCGTGTCACGGCGGCCCGCGACGCCCTCGCCCGCCTCGACACGCCCTAG